The Enterobacter kobei genome has a segment encoding these proteins:
- the fpr gene encoding ferredoxin--NADP(+) reductase produces MADWVTGKVTKIEFWTDALFSLTLHAPVHPFKAGQFAKLGLDVDGERVQRAYSYVNAPDNPDLEFYLVTVPDGKLSPRLAALKPGDDVQIVSEAAGFFVLEEIPDCDTLWMLATGTAIGPYLSILQYGKDLERFKNIVLVHAARYAADLSYLPQMQALEQRYGGKLKIQTVVSRETVAGTLTGRVPALIESGVLENAVGLPMTADTSHVMLCGNPQMVRDTQQLLKDTRQMTKHLRRRPGHMTAEHYW; encoded by the coding sequence ATGGCGGACTGGGTAACAGGTAAAGTCACAAAGATAGAGTTCTGGACCGATGCGCTATTTAGTCTCACCCTGCATGCTCCCGTTCACCCGTTTAAGGCCGGGCAATTTGCGAAGCTGGGGCTGGATGTCGACGGCGAACGCGTGCAGCGCGCCTACTCTTACGTTAACGCGCCGGATAATCCGGATCTTGAGTTCTATCTGGTGACCGTCCCGGACGGTAAGCTCAGCCCGCGCCTTGCCGCCCTTAAGCCCGGTGACGATGTGCAAATTGTGAGTGAAGCAGCAGGTTTCTTTGTACTCGAAGAGATCCCTGATTGTGACACGCTCTGGATGCTGGCAACCGGCACGGCCATTGGCCCCTACCTCTCCATTCTGCAATATGGCAAAGACCTTGAGCGCTTTAAAAACATCGTGCTGGTGCATGCTGCGCGCTACGCCGCAGACCTGAGCTACTTGCCACAGATGCAGGCGCTGGAACAGCGATATGGCGGGAAGCTGAAAATTCAGACCGTCGTCAGCCGCGAAACCGTAGCAGGTACGCTGACCGGTCGCGTGCCGGCGTTAATTGAGAGTGGTGTGCTGGAAAACGCAGTGGGTTTGCCGATGACTGCCGACACCAGCCACGTCATGCTGTGTGGTAACCCGCAGATGGTTCGGGATACGCAACAGCTTCTGAAGGATACCCGGCAGATGACGAAACATCTTCGCCGCCGACCGGGTCATATGACTGCCGAACACTACTGGTGA